A single window of Watersipora subatra chromosome 9, tzWatSuba1.1, whole genome shotgun sequence DNA harbors:
- the LOC137403926 gene encoding uncharacterized protein isoform X2: MGAGNATFSHGKEQAIIKDQITLSNSAMKSPASPRKNLHVSFTEADKDKVGRDCDSRKNQRQGNVGGYPVSQNVASDYESNEGHSHSSRRDYSRNHTNSYCSTRHSGEDGKDTRESHTSTYYVPTHLPPSHNNANNNYHPNLAYRLSRYDNVDDFAAQKSSMNNQRISPSPRPRSRSASPRRMERMLVANSVKDIKDLTAVLQSDRSSSVSTRKAASISSDSSGIQGAKMTAFSIGRPAKFSPGVYGDLGIFKSISQVNEHLYICGVMALSEEKIKALKIDCVINATLDWPPYQIRGLETMRIQVDDVPSASLSPHFDRVANKVNEVISRGGRVLVHCMAGISRSSTLCIAYLMKYRGFSLQQAYSLMKTKRPLIRPNDGFWRQLVQYEKELKRHKNSLNKPGNKYGMLLL; the protein is encoded by the exons ATGGGAGCTGGCAATGCAACTTTTTCTCATGGCAAAGAACAGGCTATCATCAAAGATCAAATAACTCTTTCAAACTCAGCGATGAAATCTCCAGCATCTCCGCGTAAGAACCTGCATGTAAGTTTCACAGAAGCAGACAAGGATAAAGTTGGCAGGGACTGCGACTCTAGAAAAAATCAGCGGCAAGGTAATGTCGGAGGCTATCCGGTGAGTCAGAATGTTGCCAGCGACTATGAATCTAATGAAGGTCACTCGCACAGCAGCAGACGAGACTATTCTCGGAATCACACAAACTCGTATTGTTCGACAAGACATTCTGGAGAAGATGGGAAGGATACTCGCGAGTCACACACTAGTACGTACTACGTACCCACTCATTTGCCACCATCCCACAACAACGCTAATAATAACTACCATCCAAACTTGGCTTACCGTCTCTCGCGTTATGACAATGTAGATGATTTCGCTGCACAAAAATCGTCGATGAACAATCAGAGGATTTCACCTTCTCCTCGACCGCGCTCACGCTCAGCAAGTCCACGAAGAATGGAGAGAATGTTAGTCGCTAACTCTGTTAAGGATATAAAAGATTTAACAGCCGTCCTTCAATCTGATAGATCGTCTTCAGTTTCAACAAGAAA GGCTGCCAGTATCAGCAGTGATTCTTCTGGTATACAAGGTGCCAAGATGACAGCATTTTCTATCGGTAGACCGGCAAAGTTCTCTCCTGGTGTTTATGGAGATTTAG GAATATTCAAGTCTATATCTCAGGTGAATGAACACCTATACATATGTGGCGTGATGGCTCTTTCAGAAGAAAAAATCAAAGCTTTGAAGATAGACTGTGTCATCAATGCGACCCTTGATTGGCCACCCTATCAAATCAGGGGTCTGGAG ACGATGAGAATACAGGTAGATGATGTGCCATCAGCGAGTCTTTCCCCACACTTTGACAGAGTTGCCAATAAAGTCAATGAAGTGATCTCAAGGGGTGGGAGGGTTCTAGTCCACTGTATGGCAGGCATCAGCAGGTCCTCCACTCTCTGCATAGCTTACCTCATGAAATACAGAG GGTTTTCTCTGCAGCAAGCGTACAGCTTAATGAAGACCAAGCGACCTCTGATCCGACCCAATGACGGATTCTGGCGGCAGCTCGTACAGTATGAGAAGGAGCTGAAGAGGCATAAg